One stretch of Prunus persica cultivar Lovell chromosome G1, Prunus_persica_NCBIv2, whole genome shotgun sequence DNA includes these proteins:
- the LOC18790226 gene encoding uncharacterized protein LOC18790226 isoform X1, protein MSSYNYNLYDEPIKATSESAEWIFFATILGLQMSSAACDQASSPRKSQYALFGMLLAIAAVLISIWELTYRGKKERVVLRRWGMLWWFYHPPPRNTLFGTLPDVYGVAAGISQCIFCIVQYVYCLRHVDNPFKASLLPAIFLLCLGGSKLSNNRMNANTTDNNILRKPLDSQTIHVQDDKDSKENSSSTEETSKHATAKYYAPTNIPSLDDQEVEVESNIVDCRRVASQEVLAGDGHVGGGWDETMAKQVLQVAQEWQQWRWRLQWRQRGHLI, encoded by the exons ATGAGCTCCTACAACTATAATCTTTATGACGAGCCCATAAAG GCTACTTCAGAATCAGCAGAGTGGATATTTTTTGCCACTATCCTTGGCCTACAGATGTCGTCAGCTGCTTGTGATCAGGCTTCCTCCCCAAGAAAATCCCAGTATGCACTGTTTGGTATGCTGTTGGCTATTGCAGCTGTGCTCATTTCCATCTGGGAGCTAACTTACAGAGGTAAAAAGGAAAGAGTTGTGTTGAGGAGATGGGGAATGCTCTGGTGGTTTTATCATCCACCTCCTCGTAATACGCTTTTTGGTACTCTTCCTGACGTTTATGGAGTAGCTGCTGGCATCTCACAGTGCATTTTCTGTATAGTTCAGTATGTTTACTGCCTTCGGCATGTTGATAATCCTTTCAAAGCATCCCTTTTGCCTGCCATATTTCTTCTGTGTTTAGGTGGTTCAAAACTAAGTAATAACCGAATGAACGCCAATACCACTGATAACAACATCTTGAGAAAGCCTTTGGATA GTCAGACTATTCATGTTCAAGATGACAAGGACTCCAAGGAAAATTCTTCAAG CACGGAAGAAACTTCTAAGCATGCAACCGCCAAGTATTATGCACCTACAAATATACCATCTCTGGATGACCAGGAGGTAGAG gttgaGAGCAACATAGTTGATTGCCGACGAGTGGCTAGCCAGGAGGTGCTGGCTGGCGATGGGCACGTCGGTGGTGGCTGGGATGAGACGATGGCTAAGCAGGTGCTGCAAGTGGCTCAAGAATGGCAACAATGGCGGTGGCGATTGCAATGGCGGCAACGTGGACATTTGATATGA
- the LOC18790226 gene encoding uncharacterized protein LOC18790226 isoform X2 has protein sequence MSSYNYNLYDEPIKATSESAEWIFFATILGLQMSSAACDQASSPRKSQYALFGMLLAIAAVLISIWELTYRGKKERVVLRRWGMLWWFYHPPPRNTLFGTLPDVYGVAAGISQCIFCIVQYVYCLRHVDNPFKASLLPAIFLLCLGGSKLSNNRMNANTTDNNILRKPLDSQTIHVQDDKDSKENSSSTEETSKHATAKYYAPTNIPSLDDQEVESNIVDCRRVASQEVLAGDGHVGGGWDETMAKQVLQVAQEWQQWRWRLQWRQRGHLI, from the exons ATGAGCTCCTACAACTATAATCTTTATGACGAGCCCATAAAG GCTACTTCAGAATCAGCAGAGTGGATATTTTTTGCCACTATCCTTGGCCTACAGATGTCGTCAGCTGCTTGTGATCAGGCTTCCTCCCCAAGAAAATCCCAGTATGCACTGTTTGGTATGCTGTTGGCTATTGCAGCTGTGCTCATTTCCATCTGGGAGCTAACTTACAGAGGTAAAAAGGAAAGAGTTGTGTTGAGGAGATGGGGAATGCTCTGGTGGTTTTATCATCCACCTCCTCGTAATACGCTTTTTGGTACTCTTCCTGACGTTTATGGAGTAGCTGCTGGCATCTCACAGTGCATTTTCTGTATAGTTCAGTATGTTTACTGCCTTCGGCATGTTGATAATCCTTTCAAAGCATCCCTTTTGCCTGCCATATTTCTTCTGTGTTTAGGTGGTTCAAAACTAAGTAATAACCGAATGAACGCCAATACCACTGATAACAACATCTTGAGAAAGCCTTTGGATA GTCAGACTATTCATGTTCAAGATGACAAGGACTCCAAGGAAAATTCTTCAAG CACGGAAGAAACTTCTAAGCATGCAACCGCCAAGTATTATGCACCTACAAATATACCATCTCTGGATGACCAGGAG gttgaGAGCAACATAGTTGATTGCCGACGAGTGGCTAGCCAGGAGGTGCTGGCTGGCGATGGGCACGTCGGTGGTGGCTGGGATGAGACGATGGCTAAGCAGGTGCTGCAAGTGGCTCAAGAATGGCAACAATGGCGGTGGCGATTGCAATGGCGGCAACGTGGACATTTGATATGA